One part of the Mariniflexile litorale genome encodes these proteins:
- a CDS encoding RagB/SusD family nutrient uptake outer membrane protein, producing MKNINIIIGTFILLFGMSSCSDYLDVVPDNVAIIDHAFRSRNEAEKFLFTCYSYRPEIGSVDKDPAMASDEIFKRYGTNGGSRFWENTRLQLGFQESNNPILNVWDGERSSESAWKGIRDCNIFLEKIHQVTDMDDYEMNRWISEVKFLKAYYHYYLFKCYGPIPIVDVNIETSAEEEDMWVYREPIDEVIKYITDLMLESITDLPAAIEIVEGTEAGRVDKLIAYAIRAEALVYAASPLFNGNKDYANMIDNRGIQLFPQSYNENKWLLAANACKEAIDVAHTQGKALYDLLDPFVLTVDPIFQLQTTYREAICARWNKELIWGNTRYDNGYLQRSTQVRLVRMNESTINRATSEYAPTINMVERYYSSNGVPINEDRDWVATNNWYGDRYQIRAEAAKVGEERYVELGKHTVNLHFNREPRFYASVGFDKGVYFGNGNYLFTGSNRDVKYADFLKGQVSGFQGGSGYSITGYSTKKMHSFKNTQTNTQTTEEFYPFPIMRLADLYLLYSEALNEANGSAEDVFEYVDLIRNRVGLEGVIDSWSQYSVNPTKPNSKEGRREIIHQERGIELAFEGKRYWDIKRWKKIPVLNDQPKGWNMQGTVKEDFYKVLLLPEVPLSFSTKDYFWPIKESNLSRNANLIQNYGW from the coding sequence ATGAAAAATATAAATATAATAATAGGAACATTCATACTCTTATTTGGGATGTCATCTTGTAGTGATTATTTAGACGTAGTTCCAGATAATGTTGCAATAATAGACCATGCTTTTCGTAGTAGAAATGAAGCAGAGAAATTTTTATTTACTTGTTACAGCTACCGGCCTGAAATAGGCTCTGTAGATAAGGATCCTGCCATGGCTTCTGATGAAATTTTCAAACGTTATGGTACTAATGGAGGAAGTCGGTTTTGGGAAAATACACGACTACAATTAGGCTTTCAGGAATCTAATAATCCAATTTTAAATGTTTGGGATGGAGAGAGGTCCTCAGAATCGGCATGGAAAGGTATTCGAGATTGTAATATTTTTTTAGAAAAAATACATCAAGTAACAGATATGGACGATTATGAAATGAATAGATGGATTTCTGAAGTAAAATTTTTGAAAGCATATTATCACTATTACCTTTTTAAATGTTATGGCCCCATTCCAATTGTTGATGTAAATATTGAAACGAGTGCTGAAGAAGAGGATATGTGGGTTTATAGAGAACCCATCGATGAGGTTATAAAATACATTACAGACCTCATGCTGGAGTCTATTACAGATTTACCTGCTGCAATCGAAATCGTTGAAGGAACAGAAGCAGGTAGGGTTGATAAACTTATAGCTTATGCTATACGCGCCGAAGCATTAGTTTATGCAGCAAGCCCTCTTTTTAATGGTAATAAAGATTATGCTAATATGATCGACAATCGAGGGATCCAATTATTTCCTCAATCATATAATGAAAACAAATGGTTATTGGCCGCTAATGCTTGTAAAGAAGCTATTGATGTTGCCCATACGCAAGGCAAAGCATTATATGATTTGCTAGACCCTTTTGTTTTAACTGTAGATCCCATATTCCAGTTGCAAACTACCTATCGTGAGGCTATTTGTGCTAGGTGGAATAAAGAACTTATTTGGGGAAATACAAGATACGATAATGGATATCTTCAAAGAAGTACTCAAGTGAGATTGGTTCGAATGAATGAATCAACAATAAATAGAGCAACTTCAGAATATGCACCAACTATAAATATGGTAGAGCGCTATTATTCATCAAACGGAGTCCCTATTAATGAAGATCGCGATTGGGTAGCAACTAATAACTGGTATGGAGATAGATATCAAATTAGAGCAGAAGCTGCCAAAGTAGGAGAAGAAAGGTATGTTGAATTAGGCAAACATACAGTTAATTTACATTTTAATCGGGAACCAAGATTTTATGCGAGTGTAGGTTTTGATAAAGGCGTTTATTTTGGAAATGGAAATTATCTGTTTACTGGTTCAAACCGAGATGTAAAATATGCCGATTTTCTAAAAGGCCAAGTTTCAGGGTTTCAAGGAGGTAGTGGTTATTCTATTACTGGTTATTCCACTAAAAAAATGCATAGTTTTAAAAACACTCAAACGAATACACAAACTACAGAAGAGTTTTACCCTTTTCCAATTATGCGATTGGCAGATCTTTATTTATTGTATTCAGAAGCTTTAAACGAGGCTAATGGATCTGCTGAAGATGTTTTTGAATATGTAGATCTTATTAGAAATCGTGTAGGATTAGAAGGTGTTATAGATTCATGGTCCCAATATTCTGTTAACCCAACTAAACCAAATTCCAAAGAAGGACGACGCGAAATTATACATCAAGAACGTGGTATAGAATTAGCCTTTGAAGGAAAACGCTATTGGGATATTAAACGTTGGAAAAAAATCCCAGTGCTGAACGATCAACCAAAAGGTTGGAATATGCAAGGAACTGTTAAAGAAGATTTTTACAAAGTTCTTTTATTACCAGAAGTACCCCTTTCTTTTTCAACTAAGGATTACTTCTGGCCTATTAAAGAATCAAATCTATCAAGAAACGCTAACTTAATTCAAAACTATGGTTGGTAG